The genomic interval GCCAGCCGGGTGAGACGAAGAGGACTCTCGGAGCCGCCACCACCGGGCATTGTCCATGATGCCTCGCCCGAACGCGAGATCGGAGGTCCGGCGCCCGCTCCGGCCGCCGGCGCCGGCTCCGGTCACGTCACAGGACCATCGTCTCGTGGATCAGCTCGCCTCGCGCGAAGCGCGCGAGTGACAGGGCCGAGACGTCGATGCTCTCGGCGCGCCCGCGCAGGACCATCTCGGCCACGCACCGCCCCGCGGCCGGTGCGTGCATGACGCCGTGGCCCGAGAAGCCGGTGGCGAGGAAGAGTCCCGGTCGGCCGGGGACCGGGCCGAGGATCGCGTGGTGGTCCGGCGTCACCTCGTAGAGGCCCGCCCAGCTGCGCTTCTGGTCGATCCCGGCCGCGGCGACGGACGGGAATCTCGCTTCGAGCGCCTCGGCGAATCGGAGAGGGAACTCCGGATCGCAGGCCGTATCGAAGCCCGCCGGTTCGTCCGCGTTCGACCAGGCGACGAGGACGCGCTCCCCTTCCCGCCTCACGAGGACGCCCGTGTCCGCGTCGATCGTCATCGGGATCTCCGGAGGCAGGTCGCGGACCGGACCGGTCAGGAAGAGGTGCCGGCGGACCGGTTCGACCGGCACCTCGACGCCGAGGAGGGCCGCGACCCGCCCGGACCAGGCGCCCGCCGCGTTCACGACGACGGGGGCCGCGTGCGAGCTCCCGTCGGCGGTCCGGAGGACGAAGCCGCCCGCCGTCTCCTCCGCCGCGACGACCTCCTGCCCGTACCGGAACGAGACGCCGGCGTGCGCCGCCGCGGAGGCGAAGAAGGCGCAGAGCCGGCCCGGGTCGATGAAGCCGTCCCGCGCCCCGAACGTCCCGCCGGCGAGCCGTTCCCCTGAGACCCAGGGCACGCGCCTTCGGACCCCGTCCGCGTCGAGGACCTCGACGTCGACGCCGAAGCCTCGCTGGTACGCTGCCGCCCGCTCCATCGCGGCGAGCTTCTCGGGGCTGTCGGTGAGGAAGAGGTAGCCCGCCTTCCGGTAGGCCGGGGGCTGGCCGATCTCCTCCTCGAGGGCGTCCAGGATCTCCATCGAGAGGAGGGACATCCTGACGTTCGCCTCCGTCGTGAACTGGGCCCGGATGCCGCCGTTCGCCCGGGCCGTCGAGCCGGTCCCCGGCAGGGCCTCCCGCTCGAGCACCACGACCTCCCGCTGGCCCATCCGCGCCAGCTGGAACGCGATGCTGCAGCCGATGACACCCGCCCCGACGACGATCACCGACGACTTCTGCTCCATGTGACGGACCTCGCCGGAGGAGCTTAGCGGAGGTGAGTCCGGGCCGGCCCCGCTCCAGGTCGGCCCTGACCTTTCCCCACCAGGCTGGAACCGCGCCGGGCTCCAATTGACACGCGGGGACGAAGGGGCTGTCATCCCGCGCGATGCCGTTCCGCCCGACCCGCCGCCGACCTTACGTCGCCGCCCTCGCCGCCCTCCTCGCCCTCGCGGCGGCCGTCACCCCGTCACGGCCCGCCACGGGGGCCAAACAGCTCCCCCTGGGCGAGGTCGGGTCGCCCTTCGCCCCGATCGGCGCGATCTCCCCGTACGGGGCGGTCGCTTCCGACCGCTCGGAGGCGTCGCGGGCCGCGGTGGAGGTCCTGGAGCAGGGGGGCAACGCGATCGACGCGGCGATCGCGGGTTCCTTCGCGCTCGGATCCGCCGCGCCGGGCGCCTCCGGTCTGGGCGGCAACACATGGATCCTCGTCCACACGGCCGCCGGCGAGGACGTCGCGTTCCTGTCCCCGCTGCGCGCGCCGCGCCACGTCAGCATCTCCCGGGCCCGCATGGCGCATCGGAGGGACCTGATGTCCGGGCCACTCGCGATGACGGCTCCCGGCACCGTGGCGACGCTCGCGAAGGCCCACGCCCGCTTCGGCACGAGGCCCTGGGCCGAGCTGCTCGCGCCGGCGATCGCGATCGCCGAGACGGGCTCCCCCGTGAGCGCGACGGACCACCGCTTCCTCGCCAGGTACGCGCCCAGAATCGAGGGCGCCCCGATCCTGCGCCCCCTCTACCTGACCGGTGTTTGCGACGCCGAGGCGAACGCGGTGACGGTTCCGGTGGGGCAGAGGGTCGTCTACCCCGACCTCGCGCGGACTCTCCGGCGACTCGCCGAGGCCGGCCCCGACGACTTCTACCGCGGGAGGATCGCCGCGGAGATCGTCGCCGACTTGAAGCGATACGACGCTTTCCTCCGGGCCGACGACCTCGCCCGGGTCCCCGCGAGCATCATCGTGACGAGCCCGCTCCGCGGCCGATACCGGGACGTCGACGTTCTCTCCCTCCCGGACCCGTGCGGCGGGGCGCTCGTCCTCGAGACGCTCCACATCCTCCAGGCGTTCCCTTCCGAGGTCCTCGCCGAGCAGAGTTGGGCCCGCATTCAGCTGTTGCTCGACGCCGCCCGCATCGCCTTCGCCGACGCCGGCCCCACGCTCGCCGGCGAAGAGGTGGCCGAGGGGCCCTGGCGGTCGCCGCGGCTCACCGCCGCCTTCGGCGAGAAGAGGGCCCGCCTCATCCGCCTCGGCCGGCTCCTCGCGCAGGACGACCTCCCGCGCTCGGCGCGCTCCGTCGCCTTCTCGGACCGCGACACGACGCACCTCTCCGTCGTCGATCGGGAGGGCAACGCCGTCTCCCTGACACAGAGCCTCGGCCACACGTGGGGCTCGGCCCACGTCACGCCAGGCCTCGGCTTCCCCTACAACGGGTTCCTCGAGACCTACAACGTGGAGGACCCGTCGTCGCCGGCCTACCTGGCGGCGAACGCGGCCAGCCGGACGGCGGTGTCGCCGACGATCCTCGTCCGCGACGGCCGCCCCGTCCTCGTCCTCGGCGCGGCCGGGAGCAACCGGATCCCCCCGGCGATCGCGAACGTCACCGTCGGCTACGTCGACGGCCATCTCGGCGTCGCCGAGGCGGTCGCGGCTCCCAGGTCGATCTGGTCGGAGGGGCGCACGCCGGAACCCCCGAAGCTCGAGCTCGCGCTCCCCTACCTCCTCGAGGACGCCAACCTCCTCTGGGCCGTCGGGTACGCCGACCTGGAGCGCTACGCCCCCGGCCCCGACGTCGGCGATTTCGGCGCCCTGAACGCGGTCGGCTGGAACGCCCGCGCCGGGGCCTGGGAGGCGGGGGGCGACCCGCGCCGGGACGGCGCGGTCGCCGTCCCGGCGCGCGCCCCGGGCGCGCCGCGGCAAATGAGCGCTCCGCGATGACGGACCGCGGCCGCGCCGCCCGCATCCACCTGGATCGGCTGTACCTCCCTCGCCGCTCCGGGTCTGATGCTGGAAGTGGAGTGCATCGCCGTGCTCGGCTGAGGTGCCCTCGCGTGCGAGGCCGTCTTCAGTGCACGGACATCGTGAGGCGCAGCATCGGCTTCGCCTCACCGGTGAACAGCGACGCGACGTCTGCGGCCCTGGCGACGAGATTCGCCCTTGCCCGCTTCACCTTCTCCTCCTCGGCATCGATGCCTCGAATGGCGGTGGACGCGAGCGTCCGATCGCCGAGCCTGAGCTCGACGAGCAGGTCGACGATGCGGTCCTGGGAAGGGAGGACCCGGAGGCTCATCTCCAGCATGTACTCCACCACCCGCTCCTTGCCGCTTCCGTCGAGCAGCCACGTCTTCCTCGCCTTGCCGGGAATGACGGTCAGCGACGCGACGCCGACTCCCTCGCAGAAGTACCGACTGGCCTCCGTCGTGGTCCAGGGTTTCTCCGGCGGGAGCTTCTGAAAGTCGGGGAAGGGAATGTCGAGCACCATCGGCGAAGCGAACTCGGTCTGCTTCCCGGCCTCCGCGGCGTTGGCCCCCTGTGCCGCCGTCACCTGGGCGAGGATGCATCGCGGCCAGCCTGCGGCAACGACGAGAAATAGGAACGCGAGACGCTTCATTTCAGCCCTTCGGCGACCGCCTGCGGTGAACCTGGCCGCCACTCGCGGGAGACCCGCGTCCCGGTCAGTCTAGCTTCGTCGTCCCGTCAGCGCTTCGGTTCCGGGAAGCTCATCCGGCGCACGATCGCCTCGATGCGCGGGTTGCCCGCGAGCCGGGGGTTGATCCGGGACGCAATCGACGCGTAGGCCATGTTCGGCGTCCGGTCCTCCCAGGCCTTCTCGTAGCAGCGCAGCGCCTCGTCTATTTCGCCGAGGCTGGCGTGGATGTCGGCGTAGGTCGACGGGTCCACGTATCGTTCCTTCGAGAGGGCGTGGAGCTCGTCGAGCTTCTGCCGGGCCCGCGTGGCCTCGCCGCAGATCGCGTAGGTCGCGCCCAGCCAGGCGCGGGAGAGCGGTGCGCCGCCGTCCGCGATCCTCCTCTCGGCGACCTCGGCCTGGGCCATCGCTTCGGGGCACTTCCGCTGCATCGCGAGGGTGCGGCCCAGCTTGACGTAGCCCCACGTCCAGTTGGGGTCGATGTCGATCGCACGCCGGAAGGTCGCGGCCGCCTGCTCCAGCTCGCCCCGCACCATGTAGTTGATCGCGATGTCGTGGACCGGGCCGACGGAGAGGGGGTCGAGCCGGGCCGCTTCCTGGCTGTGCGCGAGCCCCTCGTCGAGGCGCCCCAGGGCGGTCAGGAACCACCCGTACTCCTCCTGGCCGACCCGGCTCCCCGGGTTCAGCTCGATCGCCCGCCGGAACTCCGCCTCCGCACCCGCCCAGTCCCATTCGAAATAGAACCGAACGAGGCCGAGCGCGGCGTGAACCTCGGGGAGATCGGGGTCGAGCTCGAGCGCGCGTTCCACGGCCGCGCGGGCCTTCTGCAGCGGCTCCTCCCGCCCGCTCCCGCGGAGGAACGCCTGGCGGGTGTGGGCCTCCGCGAGCCCGGCGTGGGCGAGGGCGTACTCCGGCGCCTTCGCCACCGCCTGCTGGAAGAGGTCGATGCTCTTGTCCATCTCCTGCTGGTTGCCGACGAGGAAGCTCCGGGCCCTGAGGTACAGGCGATAGGCCTCGGGGTCGTCGGTCTCCGCGCGGGCGAGCCTCTCCGCCTCTTCCCCGCTCAGCTGGCGACGCAGCGTCCGCGCGATCGTGGTCGCGATTTCGCCCTCGACCTCGAGGACGTCGTCCGCGCTCCGCGCGTACTTCTCGCCCCACAGCTGCGTTTCGTCGCGGACGCGTACGAGCTCCGCGGTGATGGCGAGGCTGGCGCCCCGCTGCGCGAGGCTGCCGAGGAGGAGGGCGTCGACTCCGAGCTTTGCGCCGATCTCCGCCGGACTCAGCTTCTGTCCCTTGAAGGCGAAGGCGGACCGCCTCGAGATGACCCGCAGCCCCGGAAGGCTCGAGAGCTTGTTGATCAGGTTCTCGGAGATCCCGTCGCTCAGGTAGTCGTTCGCGGGGTCGCCGGTCGCGTTCTCGAAGGGGAGAACGGCCACCGACCCGATCGAAGCGCCCTGGCGGGCCTTCCCGTACAGGGCACCCGCCACGACGGCGACGGCCGCGACGAGGACGGCCGCCCCGACCAGGAGAAGGCGTCTGCCCTTCTGTTGCACCGGAGCCGTCCGCACCCCCGCTCCCGACGCCCTGTCCCGCTGCAGGTTGCGCAGGTCGACGAGGAGGTCGCGGGCGGTGGCGTAACGGCTGTCGCGCTCCTTCTCGAGGCACTTCCGGACGATGCGCTCGAGCTCGGCAGGCACGTCGCTGCGCGACCTCGAGAGGGGCTCAGGAGAGGCGTGGCAGATCTGGTCGATCGTCTGCGTCGCCGTGTCCCCGACGAAAGGGAGGCGGCCGACGGCCAGCTCGTAGAGGACGACGCCGAGGCTGAAGAGGTCGGTCCGGTGGTCCACCTCCTTGCCGAGCGCCTGCTCCGGGCTCATGTAGGGAACCGTACCGACCACGAGTCCGGCCTGGGTGCGCGCCTCGGTCTCTACCCGGCTGTCGAGTGCGGCCGCGCTCTCCAGGGTCTTGCGCGCGAGGCCACCCCGGGGGCCTCCTCCAGCGCCGAGGCCATCTTGCCCGAGGTCGACGATCCGATCCACGTCGAGCGGACCTCGCGAGAGGAGCTCCCTCAGGTTCTGGCCCTCGACGTACTCCATGGCGATGAAGTGCGTCCCCTCGTCGACGCCGACGTCGTAGACGTGCGCGATGTGCGGGTGGTTGAGGGCCGACGCGGCACGGGCCTCGCGCTCGAACCGCTGGCGGTAGACCTCGTCAACGGCCAGCTCCGCGGGGAGCACCTTGACCGCGATGGTCCGGTCCAGCCGCGCGTCCCGCGCCCGGTAGACCTCCCCCATCCCTCCGGCCCCGATGGGGCCGAGGATCTCGTACGGGCCGAGTCGCCGGCCGGCGGCCAGCTTCATGGGAGCCTCCTCGCGCGCACCAAACGGGTGGGATGGTACCCTGATAGATGTGAAAGTTTGCCCAGCCGCTGCGCCGGGCGTCCTCCCCCCCCCTATAATTCAGGCGCGCCAGGAATTGTGCCGATGCACCTCAACACCGGGCCAGGATCTGGCCCCACCGCTCATCGTCTACCGCTTTTCGCGGATGAGACAACCTCTCGGCTGGCGGCGAGCCGGTTGGATGTGCGCCGAAGGCAAGCCCCCTGCCGGTGCGCACGATGACGATCGCTCCCGGCTCCCGCCTCGGACCTTACGAGATCACCGGCAAGCTCGGCGAGGGCGGCATGGGCGAGGTCTTTCGCGCCACCGACTCGAAGCTGAGGCGCGAGGTTGCGATCAAGGTCCTGCCGGAGGCGTTCACGGAGGACAAGGACCGCCTCGCGCGCTTCGAGCGCGAGGCGCAGCTCCTCGCCCAGCTCCACCACCCGAACATCGCCTCCATCTTCGGCCTCGAGGAGTCGGACGGCGTCCGCGCCCTGGTCATGGAGCTCGTCGAGGGACCGACGCTGGCCGAGAGGCTCACGGCGGGACCCCTGGCGCTCGAGGAGTGTCTCTCCATTGCCCGGCAGATCGCCGAGGCGCTCGAAGAGGCCCACTCGAAGGGGATCGTCCACCGCGACCTCAAGCCCCAGAACGTCAAGGCCCCCGTGGACGGCAAGGTCAAGGTCCTCGACTTCGGCCTCGCCAAGGCGATGGACCCGCCGGGCGCCTCGTCCGCCGCCGACCTCGCGCGCTCCCCCACCATCATGAACTCGCCCACGATGACGGCCGCGCACGGCACGCAGCTCGGCGTCATCCTCGGCACGGCCGCGTACATGTCGCCCGAGCAGGCCCGCGGCGGCGCCGTCGACAAGCGCGCCGACATCTGGGCCTTCGGCGTCGTCCTCTTCGAGATGCTCTCCGGCCGCTCGCTCTTCGCGGCGGACACGGTGAGCGACACGCTCGCCGGCGTCCTGAAGACCGAGGTCGACTTCGGCGCCCTCCCCGCGGCCACGCCCCCGGCGCTCCGCCAGCTCCTCCGCCGCTGCCTCGAGCGCAGCCCGAAGAACCGCCTCCACGACATCGCCGACGCGCGGCTCGTCCTCGACGACCTCCTCGCCGGGCGGAGGGACGACGCCGGGGCCGCCGCGGCTCCGGGCGTGCCCGTCCGCCGATGGAAGGCCGTCGCGCTCTGGTCCCTCGCCGCGCTCCTGGCCGGCCTCGTGCTCGGGCGGCTCCTGCCGGCGTCGAGCGGCTCCGGGGCCGGCGAGAGCCCGATCAGCTTCGAGCGCCTCACCTACCGCCGGGGCCACTTCGTCAACGCGCGCTTTGCCCCGGACGGTCAGACGGCCTTCCTGGCCGCCGCCTGGGAAGGGAAGCCCCAGGAGATCATCCAGGTGCGTCCCGGCGGGGGCGAGCTGCCGATCGGACTCGGCGGGACCGAGATCCTCTCCGTGTCCCGCTCGGGAGAGCTCGCGCTCCTCCTGCCGCGCATCGAGTCGGGAAACCGCTACGTGCGGGTCGGCACGCTCGCCGTCGTCTCCGCGAGCGGCGGGACGCCCCGGGAGCTCGCCGAGAACGTCGTGGCGGCGGACTGGGCTCCCGACGGGAAGAGCCTCGCCGTGCAGCGGTTCGTCGACGGGCGCGAACGCCTCGAGTTCCCGCTCGGGACCATCTTCTACTCGGGTCCGGGACGCATCTACGGACCCCGGGTCTCGCCGACGGGCGACGCCGTGGCCTTCTTCGAAAGCGAAGCCTCGGGGCCGATCTCCGTCGTCCTCGTCGACCGTTCCGGCGCGCGTCGCGTCCTCTCGGACGGCTGGGGCGACTGGTGGAACCTCGCCTTCTCGCCCGACGGACGCGAAGTCTGGTTCGGCGGGGCGCGAGCCGGGTCGGCCGCCAGCCTCTACGCCGTCGACCGCGAGGGAAAGCTGCGCGTCCTCCTCACCGCCCCGGGCACGCTCGAGGTGCACGACGTGGCGCCCGACCGCCGGGTCCTGGTGGCCCAGGTCGACTCCCGCGCCTTCGTCTTCGGCAGGGGCAGGGGCGAGACCGTCGACCGGGACCTCTCCTGGCTGGAGTCCTCGTCCGCGACGGCCCTCTCGGCCGACGGCCGGCAGGTCCTGCTCGCGGTCGATTCGGAGCTCGAGTCGGGCGGCCCGGCCGCGTTTCTGAGGTCGACGGACGGATCGGCCGCGGTGCGCCTCGGCAGCGGTCACCCGCAGGAGCTCTCGCGGGACGGGAAGTGGGCCCTCGCGGTCCGGGGTGGAACGGTCGTCGCCATTCCCACCGCGGCCGGCGAGGAGAAGGTCCTCGCAACCGCGTTTTCCACGCTCTCCGCCGCACGGTGGATGCCGGACGGGGTCCGCGTCCTCGTCGTGGCGCGGGTGAAGGACGGCAAGAGCCTCGCGAGCGTGATGGCTTTCGACGGGAACCCACCGCGGACCGTGTCTGAGGACTTCGAGCTGCGCGAGGGGAGTCAACGGAACCGCTCGCTCTCGCCGGTCTCCGCGGACGGACGCTTCGTCGCGGCGGCCGTGGCCCGTGGCCGGGTCGAGGTCCTGGCGCTCGAGGACGGCTCGGTCCGTCCCGTGCCGGGCACCGGCGTCAACGACCTGCCGATCCAGTGGACGCCGGACGGGCGCCAGCTCTACCTCCTCGAACTGGGCGCGCTGCCCGGGAAGATCGTCAAGGTCGACGTCGCGACCGGCCGGCGCGACGTCTGGCGGGAGATCCAGCCCGTCGACCGGGTGGGGGTCTCGGGCATCGGAATGGCCCTCGCCACGCCCGACGGCTCGGCCTGGGCCTATTCCTACCCGCAGTTCCGCTCCAGCCTCTACCTCGTGAAAGGCCTCAGATGACGACCGTCACCTCCGGCTCCCGCCTCGGCTCCTACGAGATCACCGGCAAGCTCGGCGAGGGCGGCATGGGCGAGGTCTGGCGCGCGACCGACTCGAAGCTGAAGCGCGACGTCGCCATCAAGGTCCTGCCGGCCGAGTTCACCGACGACCGGGAACGCCTCGCCCGTTTCGAGCGCGAGGCCCAGCTTCTCGCCCAGCTCCACCACCCCAACATCGCCTCGATCTTCGGCCTCGAGGAGTCGGACGGAATCCGCGCCCTCGTCATGGAGCTCGTCGAAGGGCCCACCCTGGCCGAGCGGATGAAGACGGGCCACCTGCTGCTCGAGGAGAGCCTCTCCATCGCCCGGCAGATCGCCGAGGCGCTCGAGGAGGCCCACGAGAAGGGAATCGTCCACCGCGACCTCAAACCCCAGAACGTCAAGGCTCCCGTAGAAGGCAAGGTCAAGGTCCTCGACTTCGGCCTGGCCAAGGCGATGGACCCGCCGGGCTCCTCGTCTGCTGCCGACCTGGGCCGCTCGCCGACGCTCATGAACTCGCCGACGATGACGGCGGCGGGTACCCAGCTCGGGGTCATCCTCGGCACCGCGGCCTACATGTCGCCCGAGCAGGCCCGCGGCGGCGCCGTCGACAAGCGCGCCGACATCTGGGCCTTCGGCGTCGTCCTCTTCGAGATGCTCTCCGGCCGCTCGCTCTTCGCCGCGGAGACCGTCAGCGACACGCTCGCCGGTGTCCTGAAGACCGAGGTCGACTTCAACGCCCTCCCCTCAGCGACTCCCGGGGGCCTCAGGCAGCTCCTCCGCCGCTGTCTCGAGCGCAGCCCGAAGAACCGCCTCCACGACATCGCCGACGCGCGGATCCTGATCGACGAGTTGATCGCGGGTCGACCCGGCGACGACACGCATCCGTCTGCTCCCGCGACGGCGCGAGGCTCCATGAGGTCGACCGCGGCCTGGGTCACCGCCCTCGTCGTCGTCGGTGGAGCGGCTGCGCTCGCGGGGGGGCTGGCGGGCCGCAGCGGCTCGCCGCCGGCCGAGCAACTGCGGCTCTCGGTCGCGCTCCCGCCGAGCCAGGAGCTCCTGATCGGGGCGAACGCGCTCCTGGCCTTCTCGCCCGACGGGCGAAGCCTCGTCTTCTCCGGCCGGGCGAACGGCCGGCAGAGCCTCTTCCGTCGCGCTCTCGATGGCCGCGAATCGGTGCCGATTCCCGGCACCGACGGCGCCGACTCCGCCTTCTTCTCCCCCGATGGGCGCTGGATCGGCTACGTCGCGGGGAGCGAGCTGATGAAGGTCGCCGCCGAGGGAGGGCGGCCGTTCCGTCTCGCCGAGCAGCAGGGTGCCGGCGGCTGCACCTGGCTCCGCGACGGCACGATCGTCTACGCCCCGAGCTACTCCGACGGGCTCTTCCGCATCTCGGCCGAGGGCGGAACCCCGAAGCGCCTGACGACGCCCGACAGCGCGGGGGGAGAGCTCGGGCACTGGTGGCCCGACCCCCTTCCCGGAGGACGCCAGGTCGTCTTCACCGCTTTCCGCACCCCGGTGGACAAGTCGAGGATCGGCATCCTCGACCTCGAGACGGGGAAGGTGACCTGGGTCGTCGAGGGCGGGTTCTTCGGCCGTTACGTGTCGACAGGTCATCTCCTCTACGCCCGCGGACAGAGGCTCTACGCGCTCCCGTTCGACGCGAAGAGCGCGACCGCGAAGGGCGCCGCGGTGGCCGTGCTCGACGACCTCCTCGTGTCCCAGACGAGCGGGTACGGCATGTTCGCCGTCTCCAGCCGCGGGATGCTCGCCTACGTCACGGAGTCCCTCGGAAACCCGCTCCGGGAGCTCGTCTGGCTCGACCGGACGGGCCGGGCGACGCCGGCCGCAGGGGAGCGCCGCCGCTACCTCTCGGTCAGCCTCTCGCCCGACGACCGGCAGGCCGCGCTCACGATCCAGGGCGAGAGCCGCGACCTATGGACCTATTCGTTCGAGAGGGGCACCCTCTCGCGCCTCACGAGCGGAGAGGGGACGGAGTTCGACCCCCTCTGGTCCCGCGATGGCCGCGAGCTCTTCTACGTCGTCGACCGGCCGCCGTTCGAGCTCCACAGGATCGCGGTCGGCGCACCCGACACCGGCAGGCCGATCTGGGACGAGCGCTCGAAGGTCGACACGACCGGGATCTCGGTCTCCCCCGACGGCCTCACGCTCGCGTTCGAGCTCGCCGAAGAGCAGGCGGGCCGCAACCTCTACTCGCGCCCGATCGACGGCTCGGCGCCGGCGCGCCCGATCCGGGTCACCCGCAACAACGAGGCGAACGTCTCGTTCTCGCCCGACGGTCGATGGGTCGTCTACCAGTCGAACGAGACCGGGCGGCCCGAGATCTACGCCCAGCCGTATCCGGATCCCGGGGACCGGGTCCAGGTCTCGTCCGACGGCGGCACGGACCCGCTCTGGGCGAGGAACGGCGAGATCTTCTACCTGCACGACGACCAGATGCGGGTCGTCTCCGTCCGCCGGACGGGCCAGGTCGAGTTCGACGCGGCGCGCTCTCTCTTCTCCTTCCCCGTTCTCCCCGGCTCGATCCACGACTCGCAGACGTTCGACGTCACCCGCGACGGCTCCCGCATCCTGTCGGTGACGATCCCGGACGCGAACCGGCCCCGGCAGCTGGAGGTCGTCACCGACTGGACGCGCGAGCTCGAACGCCTCGCCCCGGGAGGCGGCCAATGACGCTCGCTCCCGGTTCCCGACTCGGCGCGTACGAGATCACCGGCCCCCTCGGCGAGGGGGGCATGGGAGTCGTCTACCGGGCGACGGACTCGAAGCTGAAGCGCGAGGTCGCCATCAAGGTCCTGCCCCATGCGTTCGCCGCCGACGCCGAGCGCCTCGCGCGCTTCGAGCGCGAGGCGCAGCTCCTCGCCCAGCTCCAGCACCCGAGCATCGCGTCGATCTACGGTCTCGAGGAGTCGAACGGCGTCCGCGCCCTCGTGATGGAGCTCGTGGAAGG from Holophagales bacterium carries:
- a CDS encoding FAD-binding oxidoreductase → MEQKSSVIVVGAGVIGCSIAFQLARMGQREVVVLEREALPGTGSTARANGGIRAQFTTEANVRMSLLSMEILDALEEEIGQPPAYRKAGYLFLTDSPEKLAAMERAAAYQRGFGVDVEVLDADGVRRRVPWVSGERLAGGTFGARDGFIDPGRLCAFFASAAAHAGVSFRYGQEVVAAEETAGGFVLRTADGSSHAAPVVVNAAGAWSGRVAALLGVEVPVEPVRRHLFLTGPVRDLPPEIPMTIDADTGVLVRREGERVLVAWSNADEPAGFDTACDPEFPLRFAEALEARFPSVAAAGIDQKRSWAGLYEVTPDHHAILGPVPGRPGLFLATGFSGHGVMHAPAAGRCVAEMVLRGRAESIDVSALSLARFARGELIHETMVL
- a CDS encoding gamma-glutamyltransferase; the protein is MPFRPTRRRPYVAALAALLALAAAVTPSRPATGAKQLPLGEVGSPFAPIGAISPYGAVASDRSEASRAAVEVLEQGGNAIDAAIAGSFALGSAAPGASGLGGNTWILVHTAAGEDVAFLSPLRAPRHVSISRARMAHRRDLMSGPLAMTAPGTVATLAKAHARFGTRPWAELLAPAIAIAETGSPVSATDHRFLARYAPRIEGAPILRPLYLTGVCDAEANAVTVPVGQRVVYPDLARTLRRLAEAGPDDFYRGRIAAEIVADLKRYDAFLRADDLARVPASIIVTSPLRGRYRDVDVLSLPDPCGGALVLETLHILQAFPSEVLAEQSWARIQLLLDAARIAFADAGPTLAGEEVAEGPWRSPRLTAAFGEKRARLIRLGRLLAQDDLPRSARSVAFSDRDTTHLSVVDREGNAVSLTQSLGHTWGSAHVTPGLGFPYNGFLETYNVEDPSSPAYLAANAASRTAVSPTILVRDGRPVLVLGAAGSNRIPPAIANVTVGYVDGHLGVAEAVAAPRSIWSEGRTPEPPKLELALPYLLEDANLLWAVGYADLERYAPGPDVGDFGALNAVGWNARAGAWEAGGDPRRDGAVAVPARAPGAPRQMSAPR
- a CDS encoding protein kinase, with amino-acid sequence MKLAAGRRLGPYEILGPIGAGGMGEVYRARDARLDRTIAVKVLPAELAVDEVYRQRFEREARAASALNHPHIAHVYDVGVDEGTHFIAMEYVEGQNLRELLSRGPLDVDRIVDLGQDGLGAGGGPRGGLARKTLESAAALDSRVETEARTQAGLVVGTVPYMSPEQALGKEVDHRTDLFSLGVVLYELAVGRLPFVGDTATQTIDQICHASPEPLSRSRSDVPAELERIVRKCLEKERDSRYATARDLLVDLRNLQRDRASGAGVRTAPVQQKGRRLLLVGAAVLVAAVAVVAGALYGKARQGASIGSVAVLPFENATGDPANDYLSDGISENLINKLSSLPGLRVISRRSAFAFKGQKLSPAEIGAKLGVDALLLGSLAQRGASLAITAELVRVRDETQLWGEKYARSADDVLEVEGEIATTIARTLRRQLSGEEAERLARAETDDPEAYRLYLRARSFLVGNQQEMDKSIDLFQQAVAKAPEYALAHAGLAEAHTRQAFLRGSGREEPLQKARAAVERALELDPDLPEVHAALGLVRFYFEWDWAGAEAEFRRAIELNPGSRVGQEEYGWFLTALGRLDEGLAHSQEAARLDPLSVGPVHDIAINYMVRGELEQAAATFRRAIDIDPNWTWGYVKLGRTLAMQRKCPEAMAQAEVAERRIADGGAPLSRAWLGATYAICGEATRARQKLDELHALSKERYVDPSTYADIHASLGEIDEALRCYEKAWEDRTPNMAYASIASRINPRLAGNPRIEAIVRRMSFPEPKR
- a CDS encoding protein kinase produces the protein MTIAPGSRLGPYEITGKLGEGGMGEVFRATDSKLRREVAIKVLPEAFTEDKDRLARFEREAQLLAQLHHPNIASIFGLEESDGVRALVMELVEGPTLAERLTAGPLALEECLSIARQIAEALEEAHSKGIVHRDLKPQNVKAPVDGKVKVLDFGLAKAMDPPGASSAADLARSPTIMNSPTMTAAHGTQLGVILGTAAYMSPEQARGGAVDKRADIWAFGVVLFEMLSGRSLFAADTVSDTLAGVLKTEVDFGALPAATPPALRQLLRRCLERSPKNRLHDIADARLVLDDLLAGRRDDAGAAAAPGVPVRRWKAVALWSLAALLAGLVLGRLLPASSGSGAGESPISFERLTYRRGHFVNARFAPDGQTAFLAAAWEGKPQEIIQVRPGGGELPIGLGGTEILSVSRSGELALLLPRIESGNRYVRVGTLAVVSASGGTPRELAENVVAADWAPDGKSLAVQRFVDGRERLEFPLGTIFYSGPGRIYGPRVSPTGDAVAFFESEASGPISVVLVDRSGARRVLSDGWGDWWNLAFSPDGREVWFGGARAGSAASLYAVDREGKLRVLLTAPGTLEVHDVAPDRRVLVAQVDSRAFVFGRGRGETVDRDLSWLESSSATALSADGRQVLLAVDSELESGGPAAFLRSTDGSAAVRLGSGHPQELSRDGKWALAVRGGTVVAIPTAAGEEKVLATAFSTLSAARWMPDGVRVLVVARVKDGKSLASVMAFDGNPPRTVSEDFELREGSQRNRSLSPVSADGRFVAAAVARGRVEVLALEDGSVRPVPGTGVNDLPIQWTPDGRQLYLLELGALPGKIVKVDVATGRRDVWREIQPVDRVGVSGIGMALATPDGSAWAYSYPQFRSSLYLVKGLR
- a CDS encoding protein kinase; the protein is MTTVTSGSRLGSYEITGKLGEGGMGEVWRATDSKLKRDVAIKVLPAEFTDDRERLARFEREAQLLAQLHHPNIASIFGLEESDGIRALVMELVEGPTLAERMKTGHLLLEESLSIARQIAEALEEAHEKGIVHRDLKPQNVKAPVEGKVKVLDFGLAKAMDPPGSSSAADLGRSPTLMNSPTMTAAGTQLGVILGTAAYMSPEQARGGAVDKRADIWAFGVVLFEMLSGRSLFAAETVSDTLAGVLKTEVDFNALPSATPGGLRQLLRRCLERSPKNRLHDIADARILIDELIAGRPGDDTHPSAPATARGSMRSTAAWVTALVVVGGAAALAGGLAGRSGSPPAEQLRLSVALPPSQELLIGANALLAFSPDGRSLVFSGRANGRQSLFRRALDGRESVPIPGTDGADSAFFSPDGRWIGYVAGSELMKVAAEGGRPFRLAEQQGAGGCTWLRDGTIVYAPSYSDGLFRISAEGGTPKRLTTPDSAGGELGHWWPDPLPGGRQVVFTAFRTPVDKSRIGILDLETGKVTWVVEGGFFGRYVSTGHLLYARGQRLYALPFDAKSATAKGAAVAVLDDLLVSQTSGYGMFAVSSRGMLAYVTESLGNPLRELVWLDRTGRATPAAGERRRYLSVSLSPDDRQAALTIQGESRDLWTYSFERGTLSRLTSGEGTEFDPLWSRDGRELFYVVDRPPFELHRIAVGAPDTGRPIWDERSKVDTTGISVSPDGLTLAFELAEEQAGRNLYSRPIDGSAPARPIRVTRNNEANVSFSPDGRWVVYQSNETGRPEIYAQPYPDPGDRVQVSSDGGTDPLWARNGEIFYLHDDQMRVVSVRRTGQVEFDAARSLFSFPVLPGSIHDSQTFDVTRDGSRILSVTIPDANRPRQLEVVTDWTRELERLAPGGGQ